A section of the Streptomyces sp. SLBN-118 genome encodes:
- a CDS encoding cation diffusion facilitator family transporter, producing the protein MSLQQGPTHINEHQHGRGPGATDRWARWRHKAGHLVKPHSHESADKVDRALESSTKGLRALWTSLVVLGVTAVAQALVVVLSGSVALLGDTVHNATDALTALPLGVAFVLGRRAANRCFTYGYGRAEDLAGIIIVLTIAGSAAFAAWTAIDRLLNPQEISYLPAVAVAAVIGLLGNEWVARYRIRVGREIGSAALVADGLHARTDGFTSLAVLLGVGGAALGWRLADPIVGLAITAAILLMLRDACREVFRRIMDAVDPTLVDAAEHALGEVAGVRAVSELRLRWIGHRLRAEVAVVVDGEMSAREAHRVAVDAEHALLHAVPKLTAALVHADPVPAPDAPDPHLELAHHSA; encoded by the coding sequence GTGAGCCTGCAGCAAGGCCCCACCCACATCAACGAGCACCAGCACGGTCGCGGCCCCGGCGCGACGGACCGCTGGGCGCGTTGGCGGCACAAGGCGGGGCATCTGGTGAAGCCCCATTCCCACGAGTCCGCCGACAAGGTCGACCGGGCGCTGGAGTCCTCGACCAAGGGCCTGCGGGCGCTTTGGACCTCACTCGTCGTGCTGGGGGTGACGGCGGTGGCGCAGGCGCTCGTCGTGGTGCTGTCGGGCTCGGTGGCACTGCTGGGCGACACCGTGCACAACGCCACGGACGCCCTGACCGCACTGCCGCTCGGGGTGGCCTTCGTGCTGGGGCGCCGGGCGGCGAACCGATGCTTCACCTACGGCTACGGTCGTGCCGAGGACCTGGCCGGCATCATCATCGTGCTGACCATCGCGGGCTCCGCCGCCTTCGCAGCCTGGACTGCCATCGACCGGCTGCTGAATCCGCAGGAAATCAGCTACCTGCCCGCGGTGGCCGTCGCGGCTGTGATTGGTTTACTCGGCAATGAGTGGGTGGCCCGCTACCGCATCCGTGTCGGCCGCGAGATCGGCTCGGCCGCGCTGGTCGCCGATGGACTGCACGCACGTACCGACGGATTCACCTCCCTCGCCGTGTTGTTGGGCGTCGGCGGCGCCGCGCTCGGCTGGCGGCTCGCCGACCCGATCGTGGGCCTGGCGATCACGGCCGCGATCCTGCTGATGCTGCGCGATGCCTGCCGGGAGGTCTTCCGCCGGATCATGGACGCGGTCGATCCCACTCTGGTCGACGCCGCCGAGCACGCGCTGGGCGAGGTCGCGGGCGTACGGGCGGTGAGCGAGCTGCGGCTGCGCTGGATCGGCCACCGGCTGCGCGCGGAGGTCGCGGTCGTCGTCGACGGGGAGATGAGTGCACGAGAGGCCCACCGCGTCGCGGTCGACGCCGAGCACGCGCTGCTGCACGCCGTCCCGAAACTGACAGCCGCTCTCGTGCACGCTGACCCGGTGCCAGCGCCGGATGCTCCTGACCCGCATCTGGAACTGGCCCATCACTCCGCCTGA
- a CDS encoding TetR/AcrR family transcriptional regulator gives MTDSRSTTRKGAPRVRLPSAQRRESILTAATEVFAESGYRRGKVSEVAARLGVSEPVVFQNFGSKAALFAAVLDRAVARVRDALNAALDQGASVSELLAEFLAPDHMDRFHTPGSLGFLFADASSLTAEPGVDDAARRALQQLAEAFASLLRSGQRDGDIRPDLDPAVGAWWLMSMLSARTFRAAVISDRAALEARLTAMTLNALTTRERSAEP, from the coding sequence GTGACCGACTCAAGATCCACCACCCGGAAAGGCGCGCCACGCGTCCGGCTCCCCTCCGCGCAGCGCAGGGAGTCGATCCTGACCGCGGCCACTGAGGTGTTCGCCGAATCCGGGTACCGGCGCGGCAAGGTCTCCGAGGTCGCCGCCCGGCTCGGGGTGAGCGAACCGGTGGTCTTTCAGAACTTCGGCTCGAAGGCGGCACTGTTCGCCGCCGTCCTGGACCGGGCCGTCGCCCGGGTCCGCGATGCCCTCAACGCGGCCCTCGACCAAGGCGCATCGGTGTCCGAACTCCTGGCGGAATTCCTGGCCCCCGACCACATGGACCGCTTCCACACACCGGGATCGCTCGGCTTCCTCTTCGCCGACGCCTCCTCGCTCACCGCCGAGCCCGGCGTCGATGACGCAGCCCGCCGCGCCCTCCAGCAACTGGCCGAGGCTTTCGCGAGCCTGCTCCGCAGCGGACAGCGCGACGGCGACATCCGCCCCGACCTGGACCCGGCTGTCGGCGCATGGTGGCTCATGTCAATGCTTTCGGCACGAACCTTCCGCGCCGCCGTCATCTCCGACCGGGCCGCGCTGGAAGCCCGGCTCACCGCCATGACACTCAACGCGCTGACCACACGGGAGCGGTCCGCCGAACCGTAG
- a CDS encoding N(5)-(carboxyethyl)ornithine synthase: protein MSLMSLGVLASSRKENEFRLPLHPAHLNRIAPDVRERIFLEQGYGERFGVADDALGPLVAGLRSREQLLAECDVLLLPKPMHDDVAALREGQVLWGWPHCVQDERMTQFGIDRRLTFIAWEAMNHWTSTGAFSVHVFHKNNELAGYCSVLHALQLGGLTGSYGRRLRAVVISFGATARGAVTGLGAMGVSDVTVLTQRAAAAVASPMPSVVMSHFEEDEDDPSRLQALTPAGPVPLAEYLAGFDIIVNCVRQDTDAPLTFVNDEELALFRSGSFFIDVACDAGMGFAWARPTTFSEPMPTVGPGCHYYAVDHSPSHLWNSATWEISEALLPYLRKVMSGPAAWEADPTVRKAIEIRDGVVLNPKILSFQHRTASYPHTPEIPPPSLPPVLHSAAQPA from the coding sequence ATGAGCCTGATGAGTCTCGGAGTACTCGCCTCCTCCCGCAAGGAGAACGAGTTCCGCCTGCCGTTGCACCCCGCCCACCTCAACCGGATCGCCCCGGACGTACGCGAGAGGATCTTCCTCGAACAGGGCTACGGCGAACGGTTCGGCGTCGCCGACGACGCGCTCGGACCGCTCGTGGCCGGGTTGCGCTCCCGCGAGCAACTCCTCGCCGAGTGCGACGTGTTGCTGCTGCCCAAACCCATGCACGACGACGTCGCCGCGCTGCGCGAGGGCCAGGTGCTGTGGGGATGGCCGCACTGCGTGCAGGACGAGAGGATGACCCAGTTCGGCATCGACCGACGGCTGACTTTCATCGCCTGGGAGGCCATGAACCACTGGACGTCCACGGGCGCCTTCAGTGTCCATGTGTTCCACAAGAACAACGAGCTCGCGGGCTACTGCTCGGTGCTGCACGCCCTGCAGCTCGGCGGGCTGACCGGTAGCTACGGGCGGCGTCTGCGCGCCGTGGTCATCAGCTTCGGCGCCACAGCGCGCGGAGCGGTCACGGGCCTGGGGGCCATGGGGGTCTCCGACGTCACAGTGCTCACCCAGCGCGCCGCGGCAGCTGTGGCCTCGCCGATGCCGTCGGTCGTGATGAGCCACTTCGAGGAGGACGAGGACGATCCATCGCGTCTGCAGGCACTCACCCCGGCCGGACCCGTGCCGCTCGCGGAGTACCTCGCCGGGTTCGACATCATCGTCAACTGCGTCCGGCAGGACACTGACGCGCCGCTGACGTTCGTCAACGACGAGGAACTTGCCCTGTTCCGGTCGGGCTCCTTCTTCATCGACGTTGCCTGCGACGCGGGCATGGGCTTCGCGTGGGCCCGTCCGACCACCTTCAGCGAGCCGATGCCCACGGTGGGGCCGGGCTGCCACTACTACGCGGTGGACCACAGTCCGTCCCACCTGTGGAACTCGGCCACGTGGGAAATCAGCGAGGCGCTCCTCCCCTATCTGCGCAAGGTCATGAGCGGCCCTGCGGCATGGGAGGCCGACCCCACGGTCAGAAAGGCCATCGAGATCCGCGACGGCGTCGTCCTGAACCCGAAGATCCTCTCTTTCCAGCACCGGACAGCCTCCTACCCCCACACCCCCGAGATCCCGCCCCCCTCCCTCCCCCCGGTGCTGCACTCCGCCGCGCAGCCGGCCTGA
- a CDS encoding class I SAM-dependent methyltransferase has product MALGRLLHGDPQTTTRGETIGPARAYEVFTAVFFGGRRHRAYSRLVELSGARPGDKVLDVGCGTGYLTRLVAAAVVPGGSAVGIDPSPTVIGYARSKAGAACTHETGVAEALNAPDASFDVVVTSLAIHHIPANVRPAALREMFRVLRPGGRLLLADFRPPRSRLGRHLIGALTGPAMEHNPVDLLDGLAAEAGFEVRARGDVRPHLRYVQAVRPEIVR; this is encoded by the coding sequence ATGGCCCTCGGACGACTCCTGCACGGCGATCCGCAGACGACAACACGGGGAGAGACGATCGGCCCGGCTCGCGCCTACGAGGTGTTCACCGCGGTCTTCTTCGGCGGGCGGCGGCACCGCGCGTACTCGCGCCTGGTCGAACTCAGCGGTGCCCGTCCCGGGGACAAGGTCCTGGACGTGGGCTGCGGCACCGGCTACCTGACCCGGCTGGTCGCCGCTGCGGTGGTACCCGGCGGCAGCGCGGTGGGCATCGATCCCTCGCCCACCGTCATCGGCTACGCGCGGAGCAAAGCCGGCGCCGCCTGCACACACGAGACCGGGGTCGCCGAGGCGCTCAACGCGCCCGACGCCTCCTTCGACGTGGTGGTCACCAGCCTGGCGATCCATCACATCCCGGCCAATGTGCGGCCCGCCGCGCTGCGCGAGATGTTCCGGGTGCTGCGCCCCGGCGGGCGACTGCTGCTCGCCGACTTCCGGCCACCGCGCAGTCGGCTGGGCCGCCACCTGATCGGCGCGCTGACCGGCCCGGCGATGGAGCACAACCCGGTGGATCTCCTCGACGGCCTCGCCGCCGAGGCCGGCTTCGAGGTGCGGGCACGCGGCGACGTGCGCCCGCACCTGCGCTATGTCCAGGCCGTCCGGCCGGAAATCGTGCGGTGA